The following coding sequences lie in one Peribacillus frigoritolerans genomic window:
- the treC gene encoding alpha,alpha-phosphotrehalase gives MKDFKKSTIYQIYPKSFKDSNGDGIGDINGVIEKLDYLSKLGVDYIWLTPFYRSPQNDNGYDVADYTSIDPVFGTMDDFERLVKEANSRDIQIMLDMVFNHTSTEHEWFQKALAGEKEYKDYYIFKKSKNGEPPTNWISKFGGPAWEYVAEHDEYYLHLFDRTQADLNWENPRVRQEIFNVVNFWLDKGVKGFRLDVINLISKPDIYENDKDGDGRCFYTDGPKIHKFLKEMNEETFGKDEEVMTVGEMSSTTIDHCIKYSSPVEKELSMVFSFHHLKVDYKDGEKWSLADFDFRQLKEILSSWQYGMQEGNGWNALFWCNHDQPRIVSRFGNDQEYHKESAKMLATAIHMLRGTPYIYQGEEIGMTNPKFNDIGQYRDVESINYYNILKEAGKDEKEIIEILQAKSRDNSRTPMQWENSEHAGFTKGTPWIAVPDNAKVINAEHALMDQDSILHHYQKLIFLRKKHDIIAYGDYQEILGDHDQLFAYVRSYDDEKLLVINNFYAKEASFEIPKDIDLSGYNSELLLSNYIDSKELAGDVILRPYESVVYLLKKDE, from the coding sequence ATGAAGGATTTTAAAAAAAGTACGATCTATCAAATTTATCCGAAGTCATTTAAGGACTCGAACGGTGACGGCATCGGGGACATAAATGGTGTGATAGAAAAACTTGATTATTTGAGTAAACTGGGAGTGGATTATATTTGGCTGACCCCTTTTTATCGTTCACCTCAAAATGATAATGGATATGATGTAGCGGATTATACATCCATTGATCCTGTTTTTGGGACGATGGATGATTTCGAAAGATTGGTGAAGGAAGCTAATTCGCGGGATATTCAAATCATGCTGGATATGGTATTCAACCATACATCAACAGAGCATGAATGGTTCCAAAAAGCACTGGCTGGAGAGAAAGAATATAAGGACTATTATATTTTCAAGAAATCGAAAAATGGGGAGCCCCCTACGAATTGGATTTCGAAATTCGGAGGCCCAGCATGGGAATATGTAGCGGAACATGATGAATACTACCTCCATTTGTTCGATCGGACACAAGCTGACCTTAATTGGGAAAATCCTAGAGTGAGGCAGGAAATCTTCAATGTAGTGAACTTCTGGCTGGATAAAGGTGTGAAAGGGTTCCGTTTGGATGTCATCAATCTTATTTCGAAACCTGACATATATGAAAATGACAAAGATGGAGATGGACGATGCTTTTATACAGACGGTCCCAAGATTCATAAATTTCTAAAAGAGATGAATGAAGAAACTTTCGGGAAGGATGAAGAGGTGATGACTGTAGGGGAAATGTCATCGACGACCATTGACCATTGCATCAAATATTCATCTCCAGTTGAAAAGGAGCTGTCCATGGTATTCAGTTTCCATCATCTAAAGGTGGATTATAAGGATGGGGAAAAGTGGTCACTTGCAGATTTTGACTTCAGGCAGTTAAAGGAGATCCTAAGCAGCTGGCAATATGGGATGCAAGAAGGAAATGGATGGAATGCCCTGTTCTGGTGTAACCATGACCAGCCGAGGATCGTATCCAGATTTGGGAATGATCAAGAGTATCACAAGGAATCGGCCAAGATGCTGGCAACAGCCATTCATATGCTTAGGGGAACCCCTTATATTTATCAAGGCGAGGAAATAGGGATGACCAACCCGAAATTCAATGATATTGGACAATATCGGGACGTGGAATCGATTAATTATTACAATATTTTAAAAGAGGCAGGCAAGGATGAAAAGGAAATAATCGAAATCCTTCAAGCTAAATCCCGCGATAACTCGCGAACTCCAATGCAGTGGGAAAATTCGGAGCATGCAGGCTTTACAAAAGGGACTCCATGGATTGCAGTGCCTGATAATGCCAAGGTTATCAATGCTGAACACGCACTGATGGATCAGGATTCCATTTTACATCATTACCAAAAACTTATATTCTTACGCAAGAAACATGATATCATTGCATATGGGGACTATCAGGAAATTCTTGGCGACCATGACCAATTGTTCGCCTATGTACGCAGTTATGATGACGAGAAACTTTTGGTCATCAATAACTTTTATGCAAAAGAAGCGTCCTTCGAAATTCCAAAGGATATAGACCTATCCGGATACAACTCAGAGCTCCTTCTCTCAAACTATATCGATTCGAAAGAACTTGCAGGTGATGTTATCCTTCGTCCCTATGAATCGGTTGTCTATTTGTTGAAAAAGGACGAGTAG
- the dnaN gene encoding DNA polymerase III subunit beta, with protein sequence MEFIINKECFNKAISDVSHAVSIKTPIPILSGIKIVANDDCLTLLGSNSDIVIEKTIPLTIDGVKELEVHEKGTVVLSAKYLSEIVKKLSDVIHVKVNENHSVTIKSNEIVMNLKGLHSGEYPNLPQIDGACYFNIPSAELLEIIKQTAFAVSKSEARPSLTGVNLSIKENKLSCVATNSHRLALRELPLESKVNGSFIVPSKSLNELTKLINDEAGIIHIFITKSYIVFKSNNISLFSRLIEGNYPNVSGLLPKDSKTIITLDTKTLLRGIDRACLFASEWKNNNVHLEILDNSKLKISSNSTEMGKIEEAQSIKEIRGDAGLSISLDGSFLLDALKAIKEKEVKLSFGGPMRPVLIEPSDNPSYRHLISPVRTY encoded by the coding sequence ATGGAATTTATAATAAACAAAGAATGCTTCAATAAGGCGATTTCAGATGTCAGCCATGCCGTTTCCATAAAAACGCCTATACCCATTTTATCAGGAATAAAGATAGTGGCTAATGACGATTGCTTAACCCTTCTTGGTAGTAATTCCGATATTGTCATTGAAAAAACCATTCCTTTAACGATTGATGGTGTAAAGGAATTGGAGGTTCATGAAAAGGGCACGGTTGTTTTATCGGCAAAATATTTAAGTGAAATCGTTAAAAAATTATCTGATGTCATCCATGTTAAGGTGAATGAAAATCATTCAGTTACTATTAAATCAAATGAAATAGTAATGAATTTAAAGGGGTTACATTCTGGGGAATACCCAAATCTTCCACAAATAGATGGAGCTTGTTATTTTAATATCCCAAGTGCTGAATTATTGGAAATCATAAAACAGACTGCGTTTGCCGTTTCTAAAAGCGAGGCAAGACCTTCCCTGACAGGAGTCAATTTGTCAATCAAGGAAAACAAGCTTTCTTGTGTTGCAACAAATTCCCATCGTTTAGCGTTAAGAGAACTTCCATTGGAATCGAAGGTGAATGGGTCTTTCATCGTTCCAAGTAAAAGCCTTAATGAATTAACCAAGTTAATTAATGATGAAGCGGGTATCATACATATTTTCATTACAAAAAGTTATATCGTCTTTAAATCAAATAATATCTCACTTTTTTCAAGGCTGATTGAAGGTAATTATCCGAATGTATCAGGATTGCTGCCAAAAGATTCGAAAACGATCATCACCTTGGATACGAAAACACTGTTAAGGGGTATTGATAGGGCCTGCCTTTTTGCAAGTGAATGGAAAAATAACAATGTACATTTAGAAATTCTGGACAATAGTAAGCTAAAGATATCTTCTAACTCAACAGAAATGGGGAAAATTGAAGAAGCGCAAAGCATCAAGGAAATCAGAGGTGATGCGGGGTTAAGTATATCACTGGATGGAAGTTTTTTATTGGATGCCTTAAAAGCGATAAAGGAAAAAGAGGTAAAGCTAAGTTTTGGCGGTCCAATGAGACCTGTCTTAATTGAGCCAAGCGATAATCCCTCCTATCGTCATCTTATTTCACCAGTGAGAACATATTAA
- the treR gene encoding trehalose operon repressor — translation MNSKYLSLYSDIVSKIEEGIFPTNSKLPSESSFMEEYDISRDTVRKSLQLLEQNGYIHKIKGKGSFVLDFSKFNFPVAGLISYKEMVEKLNLHSKTIIHKLELETPDTNMAKLLDLNDDGEVWKVFRVRQINGKKIILDKDYFKSEFVTNLTKEICEDSIYGYIEKELGLQIGFSNKEITVEPCSEEDKQLLDIEDFDMVAVVKSTVHLIDGSLFQYSESRHRPDKFKFTDFARRTW, via the coding sequence ATGAACAGCAAATACCTATCGTTATATAGTGATATCGTTTCAAAAATTGAAGAAGGAATCTTTCCGACAAATTCAAAGCTTCCTTCCGAAAGCAGCTTCATGGAAGAGTATGACATATCCAGGGATACTGTGAGAAAATCCTTACAGTTGCTTGAACAAAATGGATATATCCATAAAATCAAAGGCAAGGGTTCCTTTGTCTTGGATTTCAGCAAATTTAATTTTCCTGTAGCAGGGTTGATTTCCTATAAAGAAATGGTGGAAAAGTTGAATTTGCATTCCAAAACGATCATCCATAAGTTGGAGCTTGAGACCCCCGACACTAACATGGCCAAGCTTCTGGACTTAAATGATGATGGTGAAGTATGGAAGGTATTTCGGGTACGCCAAATCAATGGGAAGAAAATCATACTGGACAAAGACTATTTCAAAAGCGAATTCGTAACTAACCTGACCAAGGAAATTTGTGAGGATTCTATTTATGGATATATCGAAAAGGAACTCGGGCTCCAGATTGGTTTTTCCAACAAGGAAATTACCGTGGAGCCATGCAGCGAGGAAGATAAACAATTATTGGACATTGAAGACTTCGATATGGTGGCAGTTGTGAAAAGTACCGTCCATTTAATCGATGGAAGCTTGTTTCAATATAGCGAATCCAGGCATAGACCCGATAAATTCAAGTTCACGGACTTTGCACGAAGGACTTGGTGA
- a CDS encoding DMT family transporter gives MKGYIALGISIISEVFGTTMLKLSEGFTHLSASFGVIIGFGIAFYSLSLCLKTIPLSLAYAIWAGIGTALTALIGVLLWNEPFSITTLGGLVLIIGGVVLLNASHTTKQAEGESN, from the coding sequence ATGAAAGGATACATAGCCTTAGGAATATCAATCATAAGCGAAGTATTTGGTACGACCATGCTTAAGTTGTCTGAAGGCTTCACTCATTTATCCGCTTCATTTGGGGTTATAATAGGATTTGGAATAGCCTTTTATAGCTTATCTTTATGTCTTAAAACAATCCCGTTAAGCTTGGCATATGCCATTTGGGCAGGTATAGGCACAGCTTTAACAGCATTGATTGGCGTACTATTATGGAATGAGCCATTTAGTATTACTACATTAGGCGGCTTAGTATTAATCATTGGCGGAGTGGTTTTACTTAATGCTTCCCATACCACTAAACAAGCAGAAGGAGAGTCAAACTAA
- a CDS encoding DMT family transporter, producing the protein MNPYAFLAIAILSEVFGSSMLKVSNGFKRLFPSIGVVIGMGLAFYCLSLSLITIPLGTAYAIWSGIGTALTALVGVIVYKESFNVKKFLGLVLIIGGVVVLKLSSGGTS; encoded by the coding sequence TTGAATCCTTATGCATTTTTGGCAATAGCCATCCTAAGTGAAGTATTTGGCAGTTCGATGTTAAAAGTATCAAACGGGTTTAAAAGGTTATTCCCTTCCATTGGTGTGGTAATCGGAATGGGTTTGGCTTTTTATTGCCTATCGTTATCATTAATAACCATACCGCTTGGAACGGCTTATGCCATTTGGTCAGGAATAGGCACTGCTTTAACTGCTTTAGTGGGAGTTATCGTTTATAAAGAAAGCTTTAACGTGAAAAAATTTTTAGGTTTAGTCCTGATCATTGGAGGGGTGGTTGTTTTGAAACTCTCTAGCGGAGGCACTTCTTAA